A window of the Schlesneria paludicola DSM 18645 genome harbors these coding sequences:
- the ispG gene encoding (E)-4-hydroxy-3-methylbut-2-enyl-diphosphate synthase: MELRRNPTRAVKIGTTYIGGGHPIAVQSMTATHTQDIDATVKQIEDLLAAGAGVVRIAVDSNKDAAALAEIRKQTKANLAVDLQENYRLAEVVAPYVDKIRYNPGHLYHHEREKPWQDKVRFLAGVAREYDCALRVGVNCGSVDPAKKEKYAADDSLTPMLESAWEHCEFLDSLDFSRFCVSLKDSDPKNVIEGNRRFAERRPDIPLHLGVTEAGMPPDGIIKTRIAFEQLISQGIGDTIRVSLTVPNSRKAEEIVAGKKILDDIAAGRVRSFVDYGLKTLNIISCPSCSRVENEAFIDLAQQVKEMTAYAEDHAVTIAVMGCRVNGPGETDDADLGLWCGPNFVNLKKGPVELGAFPYDAILPRLREELDKVIAEKQRA, encoded by the coding sequence GTGGAACTTCGGCGGAACCCGACTCGCGCAGTGAAAATTGGGACCACGTACATCGGCGGTGGTCATCCGATCGCGGTACAGAGCATGACTGCGACGCATACACAGGATATTGATGCGACAGTGAAGCAGATCGAGGATCTGCTGGCGGCAGGTGCTGGCGTGGTGCGTATCGCCGTCGACAGCAACAAGGATGCGGCGGCGCTCGCGGAGATCCGAAAGCAGACGAAGGCCAATCTGGCGGTCGATTTGCAAGAGAACTATCGCCTTGCCGAAGTCGTGGCACCATATGTGGACAAGATTCGGTACAACCCTGGCCATCTTTACCATCATGAACGTGAAAAGCCCTGGCAAGACAAAGTTCGCTTCCTGGCTGGTGTCGCGCGTGAATACGATTGCGCGCTACGCGTCGGAGTGAACTGTGGATCTGTCGATCCTGCGAAGAAAGAGAAATACGCAGCTGACGATTCGCTGACGCCGATGCTCGAGAGTGCTTGGGAACATTGCGAGTTTCTGGATTCGCTCGATTTTTCCCGTTTCTGCGTCTCGCTGAAAGATTCTGATCCGAAGAATGTGATCGAAGGGAATCGTCGCTTCGCCGAACGGCGTCCAGATATTCCCCTGCACCTGGGGGTTACGGAAGCAGGAATGCCGCCGGATGGAATCATCAAAACCCGAATTGCCTTCGAGCAACTGATCAGCCAGGGAATTGGCGATACGATTCGAGTGTCGTTGACCGTGCCGAATTCGCGGAAGGCTGAAGAAATCGTCGCCGGAAAAAAAATTCTCGACGATATCGCCGCCGGCCGTGTTCGGTCGTTCGTGGACTACGGGCTGAAGACGCTCAATATCATCAGTTGCCCCAGTTGTTCACGCGTCGAGAACGAGGCCTTCATCGATCTGGCGCAGCAGGTCAAAGAAATGACCGCCTATGCTGAAGATCATGCGGTCACGATTGCGGTGATGGGGTGCCGTGTCAACGGCCCAGGAGAGACCGACGATGCCGATTTGGGGCTGTGGTGTGGTCCGAACTTCGTCAATTTGAAGAAGGGCCCCGTCGAACTGGGGGCCTTTCCCTATGACGCAATTCTGCCGCGACTTCGCGAAGAACTGGATAAGGTGATCGCCGAAAAGCAGCGTGCCTGA
- the argC gene encoding N-acetyl-gamma-glutamyl-phosphate reductase produces the protein MVNVGILGATGYTALELMRIIVNHPEVELTALTSRQEGSPHVSAVHPSLTGRIDIRCEDLKPREVAERAQYVFCALPHAASMAVVPEYIAAGCKVIDLSADYRLNDPAVYAQWYGHVHTDPTRLGSTPYGLPELFADRIRSADLVANPGCYTSTSILALAPALCAGLVEPQGIIIDAKSGVSGAGRTPKLGTLYAECNESFSAYSVGTHRHMPEIEQVLTQASGKSVEVLFTPHLVPMDRGILATIYAKPTRAVTQEELLAEYRRFYIGKPFIRVVDHLPTTKDSAYTNFCDMTVRVVKGRVLIVACLDNLIKGASGVAVQNLNLMAGFPETMGLLPCGR, from the coding sequence ATGGTTAACGTTGGGATTCTCGGAGCGACGGGTTACACGGCGCTCGAACTGATGCGGATCATCGTCAATCATCCTGAAGTGGAATTGACGGCCTTGACCTCGCGTCAAGAAGGGTCTCCACATGTCTCCGCAGTGCACCCCAGCTTGACTGGGCGGATCGATATTCGTTGTGAAGATCTCAAACCGCGCGAAGTTGCCGAGCGGGCTCAATACGTATTTTGTGCCCTTCCCCACGCGGCGAGCATGGCCGTTGTCCCGGAATACATCGCCGCAGGCTGCAAGGTCATCGACCTGAGCGCCGACTACCGACTGAACGATCCTGCGGTCTACGCCCAGTGGTACGGGCATGTCCACACCGATCCAACGCGGTTGGGATCGACCCCATACGGTCTACCAGAGCTTTTTGCGGACCGAATCCGATCGGCCGACCTGGTTGCCAACCCTGGCTGCTATACCAGCACATCGATCCTGGCGCTGGCCCCCGCCCTCTGCGCAGGTCTTGTCGAGCCGCAGGGGATCATTATTGATGCCAAAAGCGGCGTCAGTGGAGCCGGACGGACACCCAAACTCGGTACCCTCTACGCCGAATGCAACGAAAGCTTTTCCGCATACAGTGTGGGAACACACCGACACATGCCCGAGATCGAACAAGTTTTGACGCAAGCGTCTGGCAAATCGGTCGAAGTCCTGTTCACACCGCACCTCGTTCCTATGGACCGGGGAATTCTGGCCACGATCTACGCCAAGCCAACCCGAGCTGTCACGCAGGAAGAATTACTGGCGGAGTATCGACGGTTCTATATTGGAAAGCCGTTTATCAGGGTCGTTGACCACCTGCCAACGACAAAAGACAGTGCCTACACGAACTTCTGCGACATGACAGTTCGAGTGGTCAAGGGACGTGTTTTGATCGTCGCCTGCCTCGACAATCTGATTAAGGGAGCGTCAGGTGTCGCAGTTCAGAATCTGAACCTCATGGCGGGTTTCCCTGAAACCATGGGATTGCTGCCGTGCGGACGATGA
- a CDS encoding flagellar export protein FliJ, which translates to MTHPFRLQAILNLRQQERDQLAVAVTVARAELAVCLETQGQIGSARNELMDELRRLNESSGWSVGHVADRQSHLEQLRHEFEAASRTVIEAETQVNLRMVQLLKADQAFRGLERLAEKHAQAELTHSANRMISEMDDAAMSRWRRADV; encoded by the coding sequence ATGACTCACCCATTTCGACTGCAAGCGATTTTGAATCTCCGCCAGCAAGAACGAGACCAACTGGCAGTGGCGGTGACGGTGGCCCGCGCGGAGCTCGCGGTCTGTCTCGAAACGCAGGGGCAAATCGGTTCGGCTCGAAACGAACTCATGGACGAGCTGCGACGGCTCAACGAAAGCTCTGGCTGGTCTGTAGGCCACGTTGCTGATCGCCAGTCACATCTCGAGCAGTTGCGGCATGAATTCGAGGCAGCCTCTCGGACGGTCATCGAGGCCGAGACGCAGGTGAATTTGCGGATGGTTCAACTTCTGAAAGCCGATCAGGCGTTTCGTGGACTCGAACGTCTCGCGGAAAAGCATGCTCAAGCAGAGCTGACGCATTCCGCGAACCGAATGATTTCAGAAATGGATGACGCGGCGATGTCGCGCTGGCGTCGGGCGGATGTCTGA
- a CDS encoding vWA domain-containing protein has translation MKRSFFRRLLLVPVLTAGFTSTNVGAVEVPTPASVLKHTQGNGQIVQALLLKLQQDSAGVVARDHFVFMDTSASQVGMYREQSFAVLESMLKALPKTDRVRLYAIDVQAESFMTDFDHPQSDVVAAALTALNDRIPLGATNIQGVVQAALEAHSSDRACSITYIGDGMSTADLLETAELQTLVSKLREQKIPFHSFGIGPQINLQLLGVLAHQTGGSIDFDNRGVIGTDGGTQTFAPADRGAKLGKAVQQPVVFPTSVVISSAIPQSLPLLPLRTDRETIQVIRGPLAANAKLIVNSNDLQESVEWTLAAAVEQRGSGFLGAMSEQFSQDQGLSNGLAGRDLMLVFQNGFANSIDDALQFGAKQLQRGQAGKAEQVAQQVTAIDPSNPVAKELSLAAQQFQVRQVSQPAPQDPGVSKDDGAQPNPNASLTLEQQQMIRVKTEKLRSQVSSAIQDSKRLEPESGLARLKQIDNYVRSSIDVAPDDRLQLQKRLEAEISQLRNRSEKVAQERVQLAEHLSQLEAQRRLTEQMELDEEILEGLIERVRGLMYEGKHGRDEAYAEAQNVADVAIDLRPGSGTASAARFNAESAHQLTRAFRLRARRADQVLETLHMVELSHIPFPDEPPVRFPPAEVWSALTERREKWKNIDLRSESPRERRIQSELKNLSEANFVDVPLKEAIDVLKANHNIEIQFDAKALSEDGISTDAPVSLTLSGVTLRSLLRWMLTPLQLTYVIKDEVLMITTQTAADADFTTRVYPVADLVIPIVSVGMGGGGGMGGGMGGGMGGGMGGGMGGGMGGGMMGGGGGMFSVPPEQPKGDVAEPANPGKFDNKTIQKLKKKRAL, from the coding sequence ATGAAACGATCCTTCTTCCGGCGATTGTTGTTGGTTCCCGTGCTCACCGCGGGTTTCACTTCGACCAACGTGGGTGCCGTGGAAGTCCCGACGCCAGCCAGCGTGTTGAAGCATACCCAGGGCAATGGTCAGATCGTCCAGGCCTTGTTGTTAAAACTTCAGCAGGATTCGGCCGGTGTCGTCGCTCGTGACCATTTCGTGTTCATGGATACGTCGGCCAGCCAGGTGGGAATGTATCGCGAGCAGTCTTTCGCCGTGCTTGAGTCGATGCTCAAAGCACTGCCAAAAACAGACCGCGTACGGCTGTATGCGATTGATGTCCAAGCCGAATCGTTCATGACGGACTTTGATCATCCGCAAAGCGATGTTGTCGCGGCCGCTCTGACCGCCCTGAACGACCGCATTCCACTCGGTGCGACAAATATCCAAGGTGTCGTTCAGGCGGCCCTGGAAGCACACTCCTCTGATCGTGCTTGCTCGATCACATACATCGGCGATGGGATGAGTACCGCCGATCTGCTCGAAACGGCCGAACTGCAGACTCTCGTCTCGAAACTTCGAGAGCAAAAGATTCCGTTTCACAGCTTTGGAATTGGCCCCCAGATCAACCTCCAATTGCTGGGTGTCCTCGCGCACCAGACAGGCGGCTCGATCGATTTTGACAATCGCGGCGTGATTGGAACAGACGGCGGAACGCAGACATTCGCCCCCGCCGATCGAGGAGCAAAACTCGGCAAGGCCGTGCAGCAACCCGTGGTGTTCCCAACGTCTGTTGTGATTTCATCCGCAATACCCCAATCACTCCCTCTGTTGCCGCTCCGAACAGATCGCGAAACGATTCAAGTGATTCGCGGCCCGCTAGCTGCGAATGCAAAACTGATCGTCAACTCGAACGATCTCCAAGAGTCCGTTGAGTGGACGCTGGCGGCAGCCGTCGAGCAGCGCGGATCGGGATTCCTGGGAGCCATGTCTGAGCAATTTAGCCAGGACCAAGGACTGAGCAACGGACTGGCTGGCCGCGATTTGATGCTGGTATTCCAGAACGGCTTCGCCAATTCCATCGACGACGCCCTGCAATTTGGCGCGAAGCAACTTCAACGGGGACAGGCCGGCAAGGCCGAGCAGGTCGCTCAGCAGGTCACCGCGATCGATCCTTCAAATCCAGTGGCGAAAGAACTTTCGCTGGCCGCCCAACAATTTCAGGTCCGCCAGGTCTCGCAGCCCGCCCCGCAGGACCCAGGTGTGAGCAAGGACGATGGGGCGCAACCGAACCCGAATGCGAGCCTCACGCTTGAACAACAACAGATGATTCGCGTGAAGACGGAAAAACTTCGCAGCCAGGTCAGCAGCGCCATTCAAGATTCAAAACGGCTCGAACCCGAATCGGGATTGGCCCGCTTGAAACAAATCGACAACTACGTTCGCTCGTCGATTGACGTGGCTCCCGATGATCGGCTGCAACTCCAAAAGCGACTCGAAGCCGAAATCAGTCAACTGCGTAATCGCTCTGAAAAGGTGGCTCAGGAACGCGTTCAGCTTGCCGAGCACCTTTCTCAACTGGAAGCGCAGCGCCGCCTGACGGAGCAAATGGAGTTGGACGAAGAGATACTCGAAGGGCTGATCGAACGCGTTCGTGGCCTGATGTATGAAGGAAAGCATGGCCGCGACGAAGCCTATGCCGAAGCACAGAATGTGGCCGACGTGGCAATCGATCTGCGTCCCGGTTCTGGTACTGCATCTGCCGCACGATTTAACGCAGAATCAGCCCACCAATTGACCCGGGCCTTCCGTTTGCGTGCCCGTCGTGCAGACCAAGTGCTGGAAACTCTGCACATGGTCGAGTTGTCGCACATCCCGTTTCCTGATGAACCACCCGTCCGCTTCCCGCCTGCAGAAGTCTGGAGCGCTCTGACGGAACGTCGTGAGAAGTGGAAGAACATCGACCTGCGTAGTGAGAGCCCTCGCGAACGCCGCATTCAGTCGGAACTGAAAAACCTTTCAGAAGCCAACTTCGTCGATGTGCCGCTCAAGGAAGCGATTGATGTACTAAAAGCCAATCACAACATCGAAATTCAATTCGACGCGAAGGCCCTCAGCGAAGACGGAATTAGCACCGACGCTCCAGTGTCTTTGACGCTTTCAGGCGTGACCCTTCGTAGCTTACTGCGATGGATGCTGACCCCTCTGCAATTGACTTATGTGATCAAAGATGAAGTTCTGATGATCACAACCCAAACCGCTGCAGACGCCGATTTCACAACCCGCGTTTATCCCGTGGCCGACCTCGTCATCCCCATCGTCTCGGTTGGGATGGGGGGTGGTGGCGGCATGGGCGGGGGAATGGGCGGGGGAATGGGTGGTGGTATGGGCGGCGGCATGGGTGGTGGTATGGGCGGCGGTATGATGGGTGGTGGTGGTGGTATGTTTAGCGTGCCACCTGAACAACCCAAGGGCGATGTCGCCGAGCCCGCGAACCCAGGAAAGTTCGACAATAAGACGATTCAAAAGCTCAAAAAAAAACGAGCCCTGTAA
- a CDS encoding tetratricopeptide repeat protein: MTDEPKPKIDLLSPDATPAERSAHWNRFFKNKIKPEIVSDFVLDLVEHRKFEDVIACLEQAIRSGQIQPWMYQVLALSMQAVGRPNAQVERVMLSSQDLISNDPNAMMILAAYLVRFDRHDRAIELYRQAAALNPSRPEPYVLALELATRTKNYSAVAWAAPEVLSYSWSKGRERMNQLAEQSAAEAEEAFIKAGDLKRATDLRTAMQQARHLDLVVRLEWSGQGDLDLQVAEPGGSTCSLLQPMTMSGGIFVHDGFGPNQDNCYEEYLCPLAMPGEYRVIIKHVSGTVVGKRARLTIVRDRGSKQEDVITETVMLGPKDQTVRISMSHGRRTKANAEPKNFDPKEGLIPRGHHAALAQLANSGGTAQVGIGPSAVGFTPVVSLINEGIRMGAMATVSGDRRYVRINASPIFSSITDVFTYTIAQ, encoded by the coding sequence GTGACCGACGAGCCCAAACCGAAGATCGATCTGCTGAGCCCGGATGCGACGCCCGCCGAACGGTCAGCACACTGGAATCGCTTCTTCAAAAACAAGATCAAGCCCGAGATCGTCTCCGATTTCGTGCTTGATCTTGTTGAGCATCGCAAGTTCGAAGATGTGATCGCTTGCCTTGAACAGGCGATCCGCAGCGGACAGATTCAACCCTGGATGTATCAGGTACTCGCCCTCTCCATGCAGGCGGTGGGGCGGCCCAATGCTCAGGTTGAGCGAGTGATGCTCTCCAGCCAGGATCTGATCTCGAACGATCCCAACGCGATGATGATTCTCGCGGCCTATCTCGTACGATTCGATCGCCACGATCGCGCCATTGAACTGTATCGCCAAGCGGCGGCACTCAACCCCTCTCGCCCAGAACCGTATGTGCTCGCTTTGGAGTTAGCGACGCGCACGAAAAACTATTCCGCCGTGGCCTGGGCCGCTCCCGAAGTCCTGTCGTATTCCTGGAGTAAGGGGCGCGAGCGAATGAATCAGCTCGCCGAACAATCGGCAGCAGAGGCGGAAGAGGCGTTCATCAAGGCGGGCGATCTGAAGCGAGCGACGGATCTTCGCACCGCCATGCAGCAGGCGCGACACCTCGACCTTGTGGTTCGACTCGAATGGAGTGGACAGGGTGACCTTGATCTGCAAGTGGCCGAACCCGGAGGATCGACCTGCTCGCTCCTTCAACCGATGACGATGAGCGGTGGCATCTTCGTCCATGATGGCTTCGGACCGAATCAAGATAACTGCTATGAAGAATACCTCTGCCCTCTGGCCATGCCCGGTGAGTACCGAGTGATCATCAAGCACGTCTCGGGGACGGTCGTCGGTAAGCGAGCACGCCTGACGATCGTTCGCGACCGCGGCAGCAAACAGGAAGATGTCATCACCGAAACGGTGATGCTAGGACCGAAGGATCAAACGGTCCGAATTTCGATGAGTCACGGACGACGAACGAAAGCAAACGCGGAGCCGAAGAACTTCGATCCGAAGGAAGGCTTGATTCCACGCGGTCACCACGCGGCCCTGGCGCAACTTGCGAATTCGGGTGGGACAGCCCAAGTCGGGATTGGCCCCAGCGCGGTCGGCTTCACCCCCGTTGTGTCTTTGATCAACGAAGGGATTCGCATGGGAGCCATGGCCACAGTGTCTGGCGACCGCCGCTACGTGAGGATCAATGCCTCGCCCATTTTTTCTTCGATCACAGATGTTTTCACATACACGATCGCCCAATGA